The window ttttttttttttcatttcaatgtggaaataacattgttttgaatttgtttttgcaGGTCAGAAACTTGCATACTCTGTTGGTGCTAATTTTACTCCCCATGTTATCACTGTCAATGCTGGAGAGGTATGCTTCAGGGATCGTATACGATAATGAACTTTGATTAGGTTTCGATCTTTCGTTTTGTTATGGGGTTGGCTTTGAGAACATCAGACCTTGGGCACCATTGTGATTCTTGCACGTGTTTGGGGTAGGATTAGCTTTTGCGATTAACGTCAACTTGAGTGTAGTTCAATTGGTTAAGACATATGTAGTCCCAGAGGTTAGAGGTTTGAATTCTAGTCATCCCACGCGTTTGaactcgaaaaagaaaaagaaactattgGTGTCATGAAAATGGTATTAGTTGAGAAGTTTATAGAGCAAAGCTTGACTAGAAGATTCGTCCTGTACTTCTTCGACAAACTCTCTATGTAtccgagtttttttttttatatataaacgAGTAAAAGAGAGAGTAAAGTACATTCTTTTCATGGTAGAGGGTGAGTGGGAAGGAAGAGGGAGATGGTGGGTGTAAcgagcccaagcccactgctaggagatattgtcctttttgggcttcacctcaaggttttttaaacgcgtttgctagggagaggtttccacacccttaaaaaatgtttcgttctcctccccaaccgatgtgggatctcacagtggGGACAAGAAACGGCCTCCTAGGAGTACATAAAATGTCACAAAATAGTGCTGCCTGCTCGAGGAGTTGCGAAAAGCTCTCCGATACGATCCTTTGTACAAAAATTTCTCGAACCCATAACTAAGCTGATTTCTGCATTTTTATCCTTCTGTATTAGGACATTACTATGAAGATCATGTCTCTCTCTCAGCAAGAATCCCGAGCTATTTGCATTCTTTCTGCAAATGGCACAATTTCAAATGTCACACTTCGACAGGCCACTTCTTCCGGAGGTACCTTAACGTACGAGGTAGGGCCATGTTCTTAATGGACATTTATAAGTTCTAATGTCGGCTGTTGATGTTTCCAGACATGATTACTGTGTCCATATACACATTGTCTTTTTCTTGTCTGTTCCTTTCTATTTTTGGTTTGGTTCCATCTGAATGAATACTGAATTCAGACATGATTAACAGATTGTTGCTAATCTGTTTCTGTCGGTTTTAGATTAGGTTTTTACTGTTGACATGAAAAGGAAGCAGATACAAGCAGACCCTTTTTATTATATGCTCATGTTGTTAGTCCTCTTGTCTAAGTGATGATGTTGGATATCCAAACATCTTCAAATAAGACATTGATTTGCTTTTATAAATGGAACataatgttaggaatcacgaccctccacagtggtatgatattatccactttgagcataagctctcgtagctttgctttgagagcccaaaaggcctcatacttataaatccatgatcaaccccttattAGCCGAtatgggactcctctcccaataattctcaacacaTAACGACTTCACTCTCGTTATTATCGAACTCTTGACGATGTTCTACTGATATGGCTTTTTGACTCGTCTTGGCAGGGTTGTNgttttgaatttgtttttgcaGGTCAGAAACTTGCATACTCTGTTGGTGCTAATTTTACTCCCCATGTTATCACTGTCAATGCTGGAGAGGTATGCTTCAGGGATCGTATACGATAATGAACTTTGATTAGGTTTCGATCTTTCGTTTTGTTATGGGGTTGGCTTTGAGAACATCAGACCTTGGGCACCATTGTGATTCTTGCACGTGTTTGGGGTAGGATTAGCTTTTGCGATTAACGTCAACTTGAGTGTAGTTCAATTGGTTAAGACATATGTAGTCCCAGAGGTTAGAGGTTTGAATTCTAGTCATCCCACGCGTTTGaactcgaaaaagaaaaagaaactattgGTGTCATGAAAATGGTATTAGTTGAGAAGTTTATAGAGCAAAGCTTGACTAGAAGATTCGTCCTGTACTTCTTCGACAAACTCTCTATGTAtccgagtttttttttttatatataaacgAGTAAAAGAGAGAGTAAAGTACATTCTTTTCATGGTAGAGGGTGAGTGGGAAGGAAGAGGGAGATGGTGGGTGTAAcgagcccaagcccactgctaggagatattgtcctttttgggcttcacctcaaggttttttaaacgcgtttgctagggagaggtttccacacccttaaaaaatgtttcgttctcctccccaaccgatgtgggatctcacagtggGGACAAGAAACGGCCTCCTAGGAGTACATAAAATGTCACAAAATAGTGCTGCCTGCTCGAGGAGTTGCGAAAAGCTCTCCGATACGATCCTTTGTACAAAAATTTCTCGAACCCATAACTAAGCTGATTTCTGCATTTTTATCCTTCTGTATTAGGACATTACTATGAAGATCATGTCTCTCTCTCAGCAAGAATCCCGAGCTATTTGCATTCTTTCTGCAAATGGCACAATTTCAAATGTCACACTTCGACAGGCCACTTCTTCCGGAGGTACCTTAACGTACGAGGTAGGGCCATGTTCTTAATGGACATTTATAAGTTCTAATGTCGGCTGTTGATGTTTCCAGACATGATTACTGTGTCCATATACACATTGTCTTTTTCTTGTCTGTTCCTTTCTATTTTTGGTTTGGTTCCATCTGAATGAATACTGAATTCAGACATGATTAACAGATTGTTGCTAATCTGTTTCTGTCGGTTTTAGATTAGGTTTTTACTGTTGACATGAAAAGGAAGCAGATACAAGCAGACCCTTTTTATTATATGCTCATGTTGTTAGTCCTCTTGTCTAAGTGATGATGTTGGATATCCAAACATCTTCAAATAAGACATTGATTTGCTTTTATAAATGGAACataatgttaggaatcacgaccctccacagtggtatgatattatccactttgagcataagctctcgtagctttgctttgagagcccaaaaggcctcatacttataaatccatgatcaaccccttattAGCCGAtatgggactcctctcccaataattctcaacacaTAACGACTTCACTCTCGTTATTATCGAACTCTTGACGATGTTCTACTGATATGGCTTTTTGACTCGTCTTGGCAGGGTTGTTTTGAAATACTCGCATTGACTGGATCGTTTATGCCGACACAGAATGGAGCTACAAAGAGTAGATGTGGTGGAATGAGCGTTTCCCTAGCGGGTCAAGATGGACAAGTGGTCGGCGGTGGACTTGCTGGGTTGTTGGTAGCTGCTGGTCCTGTTCAAGTAGgacctctctctttctttctctcaacTTGTTAACTTTGTTTTGATAATGATATAATCCATGGACCCTTTACCAGGTTGTGGTAGGTAGTTTCCTTCCGGGTCACCAGCAAGAACAGAAGCCAAAGAAGCCTAGAAATGAGGCCACAACCATTTTCTTTCCTCCCATCAATACCATCAGTGGTGAAGAAATGAAGGCGGCATACACCGGTGGTATCAAGCCGCCTATTGTCACCACACCGTCCAATCAAGAACATAAGCCACCATCGCCAAGCGCAGTGACACCCTTCAAAATCTCCT is drawn from Cucurbita pepo subsp. pepo cultivar mu-cu-16 chromosome LG09, ASM280686v2, whole genome shotgun sequence and contains these coding sequences:
- the LOC111802191 gene encoding AT-hook motif nuclear-localized protein 6-like, yielding MEEEKEAGVSRFTVTNNEALDTFQLAPRTETLKPTNEPKVTATTTPASIPTTAPPPGFTAVSTTDTKKKRGRPRKYEADGKRSLTLALSPMPISSSIPLTGEFPNWKRDNDMSLAIIKKPQRFEFENPGQKLAYSVGANFTPHVITVNAGEDITMKIMSLSQQESRAICILSANGTISNVTLRQATSSGGTLTYEGCFEILALTGSFMPTQNGATKSRCGGMSVSLAGQDGQVVGGGLAGLLVAAGPVQVVVGSFLPGHQQEQKPKKPRNEATTIFFPPINTISGEEMKAAYTGGIKPPIVTTPSNQEHKPPSPSAVTPFKISSTDNLPQSEQEPKTQSQSNCEVSC